One Yoonia sp. BS5-3 genomic window carries:
- a CDS encoding HlyD family efflux transporter periplasmic adaptor subunit has translation MRFLRRSLMGVFLLSVTLVLLAWAGNMVREAVTARLNEEPRNFPQRERVLAVNVITLEPQTITPVLTVFGELRSQRTLDLRSATSGTVLEASDALVEGGAVTQGQLLLTIDPVEAQAALDRVRADLQDAQAELRDAERSLLLEQDELSAAQEQANLRAQAVTRARDLQERGVGTAATVETAELAASSAQAAVLTRRQALASAQARIDQATTRLARAEISVSEAERDLSDTEVFAAFDGVLADVSISPGGRVTANELIAQLVDPTRLEVAFRVSTSQYARLLDGDGTLITAPVRVALDVSGVNLVAEGQITREGASVGTGQTGRLLFARLDSSPGFRPGDFVTVSIDEPQLDRVALVSATAVSADGTVLVVGDEDRLQSVAVDLLRRQGDDVIITVRGLAGQTIVAERSPLLGDGIKVNPIRPGGSETEPAEPEMIALDADRRAKLIAFVNEGRMPDEVKARIIGQLEQEEVSSETVARLESRMGS, from the coding sequence ATGCGTTTTCTTCGCCGTAGCCTGATGGGCGTCTTTCTACTAAGTGTTACACTGGTGCTGCTGGCCTGGGCTGGCAATATGGTCCGCGAGGCTGTGACCGCCCGCCTCAATGAAGAACCACGCAACTTTCCTCAGCGCGAACGTGTTTTGGCTGTGAATGTCATTACGCTTGAACCGCAGACAATAACCCCGGTTCTGACGGTTTTTGGTGAATTGCGCAGCCAACGGACTTTGGATTTGCGTAGCGCCACAAGCGGCACCGTTCTAGAGGCCAGTGACGCGTTGGTTGAGGGTGGCGCTGTCACACAAGGCCAGCTGCTGCTGACCATCGATCCGGTCGAAGCCCAAGCCGCATTGGACCGTGTCCGCGCCGACCTGCAAGATGCTCAAGCTGAATTGCGCGACGCTGAACGGTCATTGCTTTTGGAACAAGATGAACTCTCTGCGGCGCAGGAACAGGCTAATTTGCGCGCTCAGGCCGTCACCCGGGCCCGTGATCTGCAAGAGCGCGGCGTTGGCACGGCCGCCACCGTTGAAACCGCCGAATTGGCCGCATCGTCGGCGCAGGCCGCTGTGTTAACGCGCAGGCAGGCATTGGCATCAGCACAGGCACGGATTGACCAGGCCACAACCCGCTTGGCGCGTGCCGAAATCAGTGTCTCAGAGGCTGAGCGTGATCTGTCCGACACCGAGGTTTTTGCCGCGTTCGACGGCGTTCTGGCCGATGTATCGATCAGTCCCGGCGGACGCGTGACCGCCAATGAACTTATCGCCCAGCTCGTTGATCCAACCCGGCTTGAAGTCGCGTTTCGGGTTTCAACCTCGCAATATGCCAGGCTTTTGGATGGGGATGGCACCTTGATTACCGCTCCGGTTCGCGTGGCTTTGGATGTTTCAGGCGTCAACCTTGTCGCTGAAGGGCAGATCACACGCGAAGGTGCCTCGGTCGGGACAGGACAGACGGGTCGGTTACTCTTTGCCCGTCTTGATAGCTCACCCGGCTTTCGTCCAGGCGACTTTGTAACTGTCAGCATTGACGAACCCCAGCTGGACCGCGTCGCCCTTGTATCGGCCACCGCAGTTTCTGCGGATGGCACCGTGTTGGTTGTCGGTGACGAGGATCGTTTGCAAAGCGTTGCGGTTGATCTGCTGCGACGTCAGGGCGATGATGTGATTATCACTGTGCGCGGATTGGCCGGACAAACCATTGTTGCCGAACGCTCGCCTTTGCTTGGTGACGGCATCAAAGTGAACCCGATCCGGCCAGGCGGCAGCGAAACAGAGCCCGCCGAGCCTGAAATGATTGCCCTTGATGCGGACCGTCGCGCAAAGTTGATCGCCTTTGTGAATGAAGGCCGTATGCCCGATGAGGTCAAAGCGCGTATCATCGGGCAACTGGAGCAAGAAGAAGTGTCATCGGAAACGGTGGCCCGGCTTGAAAGCAGGATGGGCAGCTAA
- the moaB gene encoding molybdenum cofactor biosynthesis protein B: protein MSRIDETLDFVPVRVAILTVSDTRQLVDDKSGQTLVGRIAAAGHHIADRQIVTDDRAKIVECLQRWCADSSVDVVISTGGTGLTGRDVTVEAHRDVYEKEIDAFGTVFTIVSMQKIGTSAVQSRATAGVAQGTYLFALPGSPGACKDAWDEILCKQLDFRHRPCNFVEIMPRLDEHLRRK, encoded by the coding sequence ATGAGCCGCATTGATGAGACCTTGGATTTTGTTCCCGTGCGGGTCGCCATCCTGACCGTCAGCGATACCCGCCAACTGGTAGATGACAAATCCGGTCAAACACTGGTCGGACGGATTGCAGCGGCTGGCCACCACATCGCGGATCGCCAGATTGTGACCGACGACCGGGCAAAGATTGTGGAATGCTTGCAAAGATGGTGCGCGGACTCTTCGGTTGATGTTGTGATCTCAACCGGTGGGACGGGGCTGACAGGGCGCGATGTCACGGTAGAGGCCCATCGTGATGTATATGAAAAGGAAATCGATGCTTTTGGCACAGTTTTTACGATTGTGAGCATGCAAAAGATCGGTACATCGGCGGTCCAAAGTCGCGCAACAGCTGGCGTTGCCCAAGGCACTTACTTGTTCGCCCTGCCCGGCAGCCCGGGTGCTTGCAAGGACGCATGGGACGAAATTTTGTGCAAACAGCTCGATTTTCGGCACAGACCCTGCAATTTTGTCGAAATAATGCCCCGTTTGGACGAGCATTTGCGACGGAAGTAA